A single region of the Asterias amurensis chromosome 19, ASM3211899v1 genome encodes:
- the LOC139951676 gene encoding astrocytic phosphoprotein PEA-15-like — MGDSFQNFLKQLGENISEEELTALAAACQDVIPNEERERIHKQRELFDYMEKIGKLGCDNLSYLEHALEKICRPDLVTQILEYKQSLPTKDDQNKEISGPARKYKAMNNEAGQVPEDIISGLTKLELAPPPTHKKKDAR, encoded by the exons ATGGGAGACTCCTTCCAGAACTTCTTGAAGCAGCTCGGTGAGAATATCTCCGAGGAGGAGTTGACAGCCCTAGCGGCTGCCTGTCAAGACGTCATACCTAACGAGGAGAGGGAACGTATACATaaacagagggagctgttcgaCTACATGGAGAAAATCGGCAAGCTCGGTTGTG ataACTTGTCCTACCTTGAACATGCTTTGGAGAAGATCTGCCGGCCGGACCTAGTGACACAAATCTTGGAATATAAACAGTCTCTACCAACCAAAGATGaccaaaataaagaaatatCCGGCCCTGCAAGGAAGTACAAAG CTATGAATAACGAGGCAGGTCAAGTTCCTGAAGACATCATATCGGGGTTAACCAAACTGGAGCTAGCTCCGCCCCCAACACATAAAAAGAAGGATGCAAGATGA